From the Silurus meridionalis isolate SWU-2019-XX chromosome 5, ASM1480568v1, whole genome shotgun sequence genome, one window contains:
- the LOC124386335 gene encoding transmembrane protein 182-like, translated as MKTGVAALVGGLLGVPGFLCFLVAFGTDYWLLASDDCEGFKQLRATTYTIAQTNSTEDSKVSDSSLSFLTLHHEGFFWHCLFQSDLTQHVLLAVLFTNQPRLKLCQRGYLFPLPVAVGPVPHYIYDATAVFRGFWTMLIILAIVANVTGGFLLVCAVPFISHKLYKAGGAFLITAACIFLVLVGLYILWKELVDVRQYILQERGRTCPGAHLETQYGWSFIVAVAGIPLMLLSGLLFYCIGRHIEGNL; from the exons ATGAAGACTGGGGTTGCTGCTCTGGTTGGGGGGTTGCTTGGGGTTCCAGGGTTTTTATGTTTCTTGGTGGCGTTTGGTACGGATTACTGGCTCCTAGCAAGTGATGACTGTGAGGGGTTCAAGCAGCTGAGGGCAACAACATACACTATAGCCCAGACCAACAGCACAGAG GATTCAAAGGTGTCAGATTCAAGCCTTTCCTTTCTCACTCTCCATCATGAGGGATTTTTCTGGCATTGTCTATTCCAGAGTGACCTCACCCAACATGTATTACTGGCTGTTCTATTCA CTAACCAGCCAAGACTGAAATTGTGTCAACGTGGATACCTCTTCCCTCTACCTGTTGCAGTTGGACCTGTTCCTCATTATATTTATGATGCTACTGCAG TTTTCCGTGGATTCTGGACCATGCTTATAATCCTGGCCATTGTAGCTAATGTGACCGGGGGCTTCCTGCTAGTGTGTGCAGTTCCCTTCATCAGCCACAAACTCTACAAGGCGGGTGGTGCTTTTCTCATCACAGCAG CATGTATTTTCCTGGTGCTGGTGGGTCTGTACATACTATGGAAGGAGCTTGTAGATGTGAGACAATATATTCTACAGGAGAGAGGAAGGACTTGCCCTGGTGCCCATCTGGAAACACAATATGGCTGGTCGTTCATTGTTGCAGTGGCTGGTATCCCCTTGATGCTTCTCTCTGGTCTTCTTTTCTACTGCATAGGAAGACATATTGAGGGTAATTTGTAG